The following coding sequences lie in one Aspergillus luchuensis IFO 4308 DNA, chromosome 8, nearly complete sequence genomic window:
- a CDS encoding nicotinamide/nicotinic acid mononucleotide adenylyltransferase (COG:H;~EggNog:ENOG410PF81;~InterPro:IPR004821,IPR005248,IPR014729;~PFAM:PF01467;~go_function: GO:0003824 - catalytic activity [Evidence IEA];~go_function: GO:0016779 - nucleotidyltransferase activity [Evidence IEA];~go_process: GO:0009058 - biosynthetic process [Evidence IEA];~go_process: GO:0009435 - NAD biosynthetic process [Evidence IEA]) encodes MTDAISDDVHRRSSPLPPAPMDDYTFPELRLKRTMDDPEKTPLLLVACGSFSPITYLHLRMFEMAADYVKFSTDFELVGGYLSPVSDAYRKAGLASAEHRVAMCQLAVDQTSDWLMVDTWEPMQKEYQPTAVVLDHFDHEINTVRQGIEAGNGTRKPIQIALLAGADLVHTMSTPGVWSEKDLDHILGKYGTFIVERTGTDIDEALAALQTWKKNIHVIQQLIQNDVSSTKIRLFLRRDMSVRYLIPVPVIHYIEQHNLYKDDSTTSTDKGKGRQEPGSSG; translated from the exons ATGACCGACGCAATCAGTGACGATGTCCACCGGCGATCCTCGCCTTTGCCTCCGGCTCCGATGGACGACTACACCTTCCCGGAGCTTCGTCTGAAGCGCACAATGGACGACCCCGAAAAGACCCCGCTCCTCTTGGTGGCCTGTGGCTCCTTCTCACCCATCACCTACCTGCACCTGCGCATGTTCGAAATGGCCGCCGATTACGTCAAATTCAGCACGGACTTTGAACTGGTCGGGGGTTACCTATCCCCCGTGTCTGACGCCTATCGTAAGGCCGGTCTGGCTAGCGCTGAACATCG TGTCGCTATGTGCCAACTCGCCGTGGATCAGACCTCCGACTGGCTGATGGTTGATACGTGGGAACCGATGCAGAAGGAGTACCAACCGACAGCCGTGGTGTTGGACCATTTTGATCATGAGATCAACACTGTACGACAGGGCATCGAGGCCGGCAATGGTACTCGCAAGCCCATCCAGATTGCTCTGCTGGCAGGTGCAGATCTGGTCCATACCATGTCAACTCCTGGAGTCTGGAGCGAAAAGGATCTTGACCACATCCTCGGAAAATACGGC ACTTTCATCGTGGAACGCACCGGAACCGACATTGACGAAGCGCTCGCTGCCCTGCAAACATGGAAGAAAAACATTCATGTTATTCAACAACTGATCCAAAATGACGTCAGCAGCACCAAGATCCGTCTGTTCCTGAGACGTGACATGAGCGTCCGATACCTGATCCCCGTCCCTGTAATCCATTACATTGAACAACACAACCTCTACAAGGACGACAGCACGACATCGACCGACAAGGGCAAAGGCCGACAAGAACCCGGATCGTCGGGGTGA